AACAGGTAAGTGTCGCCGCCTTCCCGAATACCCGTACGCAGGCGAAACTCGGCTACTGAGTCAGGGAAGTTGCGTGTTGTGACGTGGGCCCGCGCCTCAAAGCCAAGGTGGGGGAGAAGGGCGTCACGGTCGTAGCGCTCGGTGGCTCGAATGCGGAAAATACGGCCTGGAAAGTCGGGTCGAAGCGTATCGGCCGTATATAAGTGGCTATGCTGGTGAAGCTTTAGTAGCTCAAAAGCCGTTCCTATACTTTTGAAGCCTCCCGCCTTCAAAACCGCTACGTTGGGCTCGTATAAGTACTGTTGAGGCTCAGCGTAGCGTGGTATCGCACGCGCCTCCCGGGCCTTGTTTAGTCGGAATTCCTGCTGCTCCCCATTTCGCAATAGATTGACGGTAAACCGCTCCGGGTCTATTGCTGCCTCTGGGCCAAGCTCGTACAACACCTCTTTGCACTCGTTATCAACAGCTACTACCCACAGGCGGCGCACTTGTCTGAGTTCGCTCAGTGCCTGCTCAATATCAAGCATGGGCGAGGTTTTGAGCAGTACCCGCCGGCTTTTATGAAGCAGCAAAGGCAACAGACGCAACACATCCGGCTCGCAGTCCTGGAGGCGGAATATCTTGCGGGCTGCTGTATCGCGCCGGGCCGGATCGAGGTAAATCCAGTCGAACGTATCGGGCGTGTTTTTAAGGAAATTTATGGCTTCGCTGGCATGGCATTGCACATTGCGAATACCCAATTGTGCCAGATTATACTCTACTACGCCTACTAGTTTTGCGTCGCGCTCAACATAATGCACCTCCGGTATCCGGGTAGCAAAATACGTGGCATCAACTCCAAAGCCACCAGTTAAGTCGGCTAAGCGTTGGCCACTTACAAGGCTGGCTTTAAAGGCTGCGGCTCGAGCTGAGGAGGCTTGCTCGACGGAAACTGCGCTCGGAAAAATCAGGTCAGGATTATCAGCCCAAGCGGGGATTTTGGTGCGGGCTTTCTGGCGCGCCTGAATCTGGCGTACCAAGTCGGGCACAGGCAGGCCCGGAAAGCGTCGGGCCTGAAGGGCAAGTTGGGCGGGGTCGTGGTGCAGGTGGTCGGCAACGTACTGCCGAGCCGCGTCGGGCAGCGGAAAGTCCATAGCTATGCTTACGCAAAAACTGGCTCTTTAGCGCAATCTAGCGCAAATTCCAGCGCAATGCGAGCTGAGGTTGGCCAGTAGGAGCCGCCGTAAGACCCACAGCCGTGGGCGATACACGCTGGAAAAGGCTCCCCCGCGCTGCTGGCCAGCCAGCATTATGAGCTTCTACTGCGCGCTGAAAATGGGTATTAGTGTTACGGCTAATGAATACGTTTGCCAGCAAACTGGCAGCGGCCACCCCAATAGCCACCTTCTGCGGATTGCTAAAATAGCGCTGCTCGCCTTCGCCAGCCAGCACCTGCTGACCATAGAATCCTAAGGCACCCACAAAGGTCAGACGCTCCGCCAAAAACAGCCATTTCTGCTGCCGGTAGCTATTTAGGTGCTCCAGAGCCTGGGTGTTACCGGCCAAATAAGGACGCAAGCGCTGCCCAAAAAAGCCAGCATTCTGGTACTCATTTGTGCCCTGGGGGCAAAATAGAAGTTCTTTTGAGAGCCGTTCAGGCCACGGCCTTGGTCCTCGGGGCTGAGGCGTAAAATGGTAGGCGTTTGCTGGGCTTGTGCAACACTAAATACCAGCAAGAAGCTGAGCAATAAGGCAAAAGAACGAAAAGGGTGCATATTCATAGGAGCAGTAAGCAGCAATAGGTAGGGAAAGGTAATTGACTACAGGGCGGCGGAATTAGTTCAGTGAGAGCAAAATCTTTCAACCGCTAACTCAACAAAAGGGCCAAGCTCTACGTTCTGAGGCCAGTTTACTTAGGTTCCACATTTAATTTGCTTATGACAACTCTCGCAACTGCTTTTCGCCGCTACCTCCTGCTGGCTGCAATGCCTGCCGCCGCGCTAGCCTTCTCCGGCTGCGGCGACGATGATGACAATGGTCCGGGTAATGGCCGAGTAATGGCTGTACACGCTGCTGCCTCCGCCAACGTGCGCGTAAAAGTGCTGATCAATAATTCGGAAGTAGGTCAGCTTAACTATGGCCAGAATTCGAGCTACCTGAATGCTCCAGCTGGCGCACAGGAAGTAAAGATTAACGTTGCTGCTTCCGACCAGAACGCTGCAACGCAGACCGTTACTATTGAGCGCGACAAGAATCAGTCACTGTTCGCCTACGCTCCCAGCACGACTGCGAATGCAGTTGCTCTGCTCGCGGTATCCGATGATTTGACTGCTCCAACAGCAGGAAAGGCCAAAATCCGGTTGGTTCATCTGGGCCAGGGTGCTCCTAGCCCCGTAAACTTGGCGCAGGCTTCGGCATCGGGCGCTCCGGTGAACGTTATTCCTACGGTAGCATTTCCGACGGCTTCAGCTTTTGTAGAGATAACGCCCGGTGATTACAACTTTGTAGTGACGAACAGCACCAATGCCACGGTAACCTCAGTTGGCAACGGCACGGGCGCAGGTACCGGCACCCGGAACTATGCGGTCGGCAAAATTTACACCGTGCTTGTACGCGGCGTAGCCAGCAGCCTCGATCAAACCTTGCAGCCGAGAGCAACGGTAATTGAGAATAACTAGCTCAGCAGCAGCTACTAATTAGCTCTAAAAGAACCTGTTCCTTATCGGAGCAGGTTCTTTGTTTTTCATCTCCAACTAACAATTTGATTACCTTTGCAGTTGAATAGCAAAAAAACACTATATCATGGTTGATACGACCTACGTTCCTTACAAAGTAAAAGACATGTCGCTGGCCGAATGGGGCCGCAAGGAAATCCGTTTGGCGGAGGCTGAAATGCCGGGCCTGATGGCTTTGCGCGAAGAGTTTGGTGCTTCGCAGCCGCTGAAGGGTGCCCGCATTGCTGGCTGCCTGCACATGACTATCCAGACCGCCGTACTCATCGAGACGCTTATCGCGCTGGGTGCTGACGTAACTTGGTCATCGTGCAATATCTTCTCTACTCAGGACCATGCTGCCGCTGCTATTGCTGCTGCGGGCATCCCGGTCTATGCTTGGAAGGGCATGAATGAGGAGGAGTTCAACTGGTGCATCGAGCAGACCCTGTATTTCGGTGCAGATCGTCAGCCCCTGAACATGATTCTGGATGATGGCGGCGATCTGACTAATATGGTCCTCAACAACTTCCCTGAGTTGGCTGCTGGCATCAAAGGCATTTCTGAGGAAACCACTACCGGCGTATTGCGTCTGTTAGATCGGGTAAAGAATGGCAGCCTGCTCATGCCTGCCTTCAACATCAATGACTCTGTGACCAAGTCGAAGTTCGACAACAAGTATGGTTGCAAAGAGTCGGCAGTAGACGCTATCCGCCGGGCAACTGACGTAATGATGGCTGGCAAAATTGCCGTTGTAGCTGGTTACGGCGACGTAGGAAAAGGTACGGCTGCTTCGCTGCGCGGTGCTGGTGCTCGCGTTATCGTTACCGAGATTGACCCAATTTGCGCACTGCAGGCTGCTATGGACGGCTACGCGGTGAAGAAGATGGCGAACGCCATCAAAGAGGCCGACATCGTGGTAACGGCTACCGGCAACTGCGATATCATCACCGAAGAGCACTTCCGCGCGCTGAAGGACAAGGCTATCGTTTGCAACATCGGTCACTTCGACGATGAAATCGATATGG
The window above is part of the Hymenobacter radiodurans genome. Proteins encoded here:
- a CDS encoding DUF4397 domain-containing protein, encoding MTTLATAFRRYLLLAAMPAAALAFSGCGDDDDNGPGNGRVMAVHAAASANVRVKVLINNSEVGQLNYGQNSSYLNAPAGAQEVKINVAASDQNAATQTVTIERDKNQSLFAYAPSTTANAVALLAVSDDLTAPTAGKAKIRLVHLGQGAPSPVNLAQASASGAPVNVIPTVAFPTASAFVEITPGDYNFVVTNSTNATVTSVGNGTGAGTGTRNYAVGKIYTVLVRGVASSLDQTLQPRATVIENN
- a CDS encoding class I SAM-dependent methyltransferase yields the protein MDFPLPDAARQYVADHLHHDPAQLALQARRFPGLPVPDLVRQIQARQKARTKIPAWADNPDLIFPSAVSVEQASSARAAAFKASLVSGQRLADLTGGFGVDATYFATRIPEVHYVERDAKLVGVVEYNLAQLGIRNVQCHASEAINFLKNTPDTFDWIYLDPARRDTAARKIFRLQDCEPDVLRLLPLLLHKSRRVLLKTSPMLDIEQALSELRQVRRLWVVAVDNECKEVLYELGPEAAIDPERFTVNLLRNGEQQEFRLNKAREARAIPRYAEPQQYLYEPNVAVLKAGGFKSIGTAFELLKLHQHSHLYTADTLRPDFPGRIFRIRATERYDRDALLPHLGFEARAHVTTRNFPDSVAEFRLRTGIREGGDTYLFATTDLRGRLMVLVCEKSQTADFSDWLS
- the ahcY gene encoding adenosylhomocysteinase → MVDTTYVPYKVKDMSLAEWGRKEIRLAEAEMPGLMALREEFGASQPLKGARIAGCLHMTIQTAVLIETLIALGADVTWSSCNIFSTQDHAAAAIAAAGIPVYAWKGMNEEEFNWCIEQTLYFGADRQPLNMILDDGGDLTNMVLNNFPELAAGIKGISEETTTGVLRLLDRVKNGSLLMPAFNINDSVTKSKFDNKYGCKESAVDAIRRATDVMMAGKIAVVAGYGDVGKGTAASLRGAGARVIVTEIDPICALQAAMDGYAVKKMANAIKEADIVVTATGNCDIITEEHFRALKDKAIVCNIGHFDDEIDMAWLNGNYGHTKDTVKPQVDLYNIDGKEVIILAEGRLVNLGCATGHPSFVMSNSFTNQVLAQLELWQNADQYENKVYTLPKHLDEKVAYLHLAKIGVELDELRPKQAQYIGVDVQGPFKSDLYRY